In Tautonia marina, the genomic stretch CAGGACCGAGTGTCCAGGCCGACGGCCGGGACTGTTGCTCCAGTGGGAGTGTCATGGTCACGTCGCCAATCGTTTCGTGCAACTCGACAACCGCACGACAGGCCGTCGCGGGCCATCACCAGAGCAGGATGAACTGGTTGGTCGTTCTCGAAGGCTCGGAACGGAACGACACACCAAACAGGGGCCGTGTGGTGACAGGCCCAACATTCAAGAATCAACAAGGCGACGGGAAGCGTGTGTTCAAAGGGGCCATCCTCATCCAGGAGGCAGTTACCTTGATCGTAAAGAACTTCGCCCTCGCCTCGCAAGAGAAACGCGTGTGCAGTCAACAGGAATTCGTAAACGCGGGCCTGATCGCGTCAGGGCATGCGACTGCGTTTTCCGGCGTCATCGCTCAAGGGGAGACGGGCATCCCCCCGACGGCCCGGACCATGTCCAGGTGCACGATGCCATCGAACAGGTACGGCGCGGTGACCGGACGGAAACCGAACCCTTCGTAAAATCGTTGCAGATAGCTTTGAGCGTGAATGCGGATCGCTCGATCCGGCGCGAGCTGCCGACAGCGTTCGATGGCCTCGGCCATCAAGAGGCGACCGACCCCCCTGCCCCGGCTTGATCGCTCGACCACGATCCGGCCGATCGAAGCTTCGGTGTCGGCGTCGGCGTTGGCTCCCGGTCGGCGCTCGAAGACCCGAGCCGAGGCAATGAGCCGACGCCCCGTCGGGCCGAGTTGCCAGCCCAGCAGGTGCCAGGCGATCGGGTCGAGCCCATCGGCATCGACATAGGGGCAGGCCTGTTCCAGGACGAACACACGTTGGCGAAGGGCCATGACCTCGTACAGATCCTCGATCGAAAGCTCTGCAAAGGGGCACCATCGCCAGGTGATGGCCTCGGCAGTCATGAGAGGGTGCTCCGGGAGAGGGAATGCAAGGGGGGGCCGAGAGTGTGGCGTGTCGTTGCTCCGGCCCGCTGCTGCCCGTAAGATGGCCACCGTGCGAGGCAAAGGACAAGAGATCGGACCCGATGCCGGTCGATTCCCGCGCGACGACCTTCTTTTTCGACCGACGGGGAGCCCCCGACCCGATGGCGACCACCAGCTATTATCTGGCCCTCGACC encodes the following:
- a CDS encoding GNAT family N-acetyltransferase gives rise to the protein MTAEAITWRWCPFAELSIEDLYEVMALRQRVFVLEQACPYVDADGLDPIAWHLLGWQLGPTGRRLIASARVFERRPGANADADTEASIGRIVVERSSRGRGVGRLLMAEAIERCRQLAPDRAIRIHAQSYLQRFYEGFGFRPVTAPYLFDGIVHLDMVRAVGGMPVSP